In the Choloepus didactylus isolate mChoDid1 chromosome 5, mChoDid1.pri, whole genome shotgun sequence genome, one interval contains:
- the DNAJC2 gene encoding dnaJ homolog subfamily C member 2 isoform X2 — protein sequence MLKTLDPKDWKNQDHYAVLGLGHVRYKATQRQIKAAHKAMVLKHHPDKRKAAGEPIKEGDNDYFTCITKAYEMLSDPLKRRAFNSVDPTFDNSVPSRSEAKDNFFEVFSPVFERNSRWSSKKNVPKLGDMNSSFEDVDAFYSFWYNFDSWREFSYLDEEEKEKAECRDERRWIEKQNRATRAQRKKEEMNRIRTLVDNAYSCDPRIKKFKEEEKAKKEAEKKAKAEAKRKEQEAKEKQRQAELEAVRLAKEKEEEEMRQQALLAKKEKDIQKKAIKKERQKLRNACKTWNHFSDNEAERVKMMEEVEKLCDRLELASLQCLNETLTSSTKEVGKVALEKQIEEINEQIRKEKEEAEARMRQASRNAEKSIGGGGNGSKNWSEDDLQLLIKAVNLFPAGTNSRWEVIANYMNIHSSCGVKRTAKDVISKAKSLQKLDPHQKDDINKKAFDKFKKEHGVVPQADNATPSERFEGPCTDSTPWTTEEQKLLEQALKTYPVNTPERWEKIAETVPGRTKKDCMKRYKELVEMVKAKKAAQEQVLNASRAKK from the exons AACCAGGATCATTATGCAGTTCTTGGACTTGGCCATGTAAGATACAAAGCAACACAAAGACAGATCAAAGCAGCTC ATAAAGCAATGGTTTTAAAACATCACCCAGACAAACGGAAAGCAGCTGGTGAACCAATAAAAGAAGGAGATAATGACTACTTCACTTGCATAACCAAAG CTTATGAAATGTTGTCTGATCCACTGAAAAGACGAGCATTTAACAGTGTAGATCCTACTTTTGATAACTCAGTTCCTTCCAGAAGTGAAGCAAAGGACAATTTCTTCGAAGTATTTTCTCCAGTGTTTGAAAGGAATTCCAG aTGGtcaagtaagaaaaatgttcctaAACTTGGTGATATGAATTCATCATTTGAAGATGTAGATGCATTTTATTCCTTCTG GTACAATTTTGATTCTTGGAGAGAATTTTCTTATTtagatgaagaagaaaaagagaaagcagaatg tcGTGATGAGAGGAGATGGATTGAAAAGCAAAACAGAGCAACAAGggcacaaaggaaaaaagaagaaatgaacagaATAAGAACATTAGTTG ATAATGCATATAGCTGTGATCCAAGGATAAAAAAattcaaggaagaagaaaaagccaaaaaagaagcagaaaagaaagcaaaagcagAAGCAAAACGGAAGGAGCAAGAAGCTAAAGAAAAA CAAAGACAAGCTGAATTAGAAGCTGTTCGGTTAgctaaggagaaagaagaggaggaaatgagACAGCAAGCGTTGTtggcaaagaaggagaaagatatccagaaaaaagccattaaaaaagaaaggcaaaaactTCGAAATGCATGCAAG ACCTGGAATCACTTTTCTGACAATGAGGCAGAGCGGGTAAAAATGATGGAAGAAGTGGAAAAACTTTGCGATCGGCTAGAACTAGCAAG CTTACAGTGCTTGAATGAAACACTCACATCATCTACGAAAGAAGTAGGAAAAGTTGCTCTGGAAAAACAG atagaagaaataaatgagcaaattagaaaagagaaagaggaagctgAAGCTCGTATGCGACAAGCATCTAGGAATGCTGAAAAATCAATTGGTGGAGGTGGAAACGGCAGTAAAAATTGGTCTGAAGATGATCTACAATTACTAATTAAAGCTGTGAACCTCTTTCCTGCTGGAACGAATTCAAG ATGGGAAGTTATTGCCAATTACATGAACATACATTCTTCTTGTGGAGTCAAGAGAACTGCCAAAGATGTTATTAGCAAAGCAAAGAGTCTCCAAAAACTTG aCCCTCATCAAAAAGATGATATAAACAAAAAGgcttttgataaatttaaaaaagaacatggaGTGGTACCTCAAGCAGACAATGCTACACCTTCAGAACGATTTGAAG GGCCATGCACAGATTCCACCCCTTGGACAACAGAAGAACAGAAGCTTTTGGAACAAGCTTTGAAAACATATCCAGTAAATACACctgaaagatgggaaaaaatagcAGAAACGGTGCCTGGCAGGACAAAGAAGGACTGCATGAAACGATATAAG GAACTCGTTGAAATGGTAAAAGCAAAGAAAGCTGCTCAAGAGCAAGTACTGAATGCAAGTAGAGCCAAGAAATGA